From the genome of Lineus longissimus chromosome 8, tnLinLong1.2, whole genome shotgun sequence, one region includes:
- the LOC135492312 gene encoding KICSTOR complex protein ITFG2-like, translated as MRTVCFVDRLELDCPGNLFNQALAIGDVDNDKGNEVVVGNVTGQMRVFKLTDSRPWGYCSDLGMITCIGVGDICNLGRNFIVCLTAEGKCHIFDLRSLANEVPNSDSKEKEKETMDDISASYQMKPTFTQQLEANSRVMLLGDLNSDGKMALVIGYSDRAVRQFQWQESEDEDASSVLGGKIVQIERWQLAGQIGSITLNASPDGIQELMVAQPGGTFVTLIKTNDKKPKESPPSPTGTTKPPSPGSPTHVCPSLVYHPLGSSMARNNCVSSEVVGGIRRAKSESTQTFYAVATLDGTVMMIENDKILWSLQVDHQLFGLSKLDITGNQNDEVIVCSWDGQTYIVDHGREVVRFHFDENVAAFAAGHFALTDQQNIPCLIYVTFSNKMYIYYDITMPQVHTTNLIKTMEKEKELPDILACLNVDGSNQSEVREFYHWCLYGNMQRIHDT; from the exons ATGCGGACAGTATGCTTTGTTGACAGATTAGAGTTAGATTGTCCTGGAAACCTTTTCAATCAGGCTCTTGCAATTGGAGATGTTGATAATGACAAG GGCAATGAAGTTGTGGTCGGAAATGTTACTGGACAAATGCGAGTGTTCAAGCTAACTGACAGTCGGCCATGGGGATACTGCAGCGACCTGGGAATG ATAACCTGTATTGGTGTGGGGGATATCTGCAATCTCGGAAGG AATTTTATTGTTTGTCTTACTGCAGAGGGAAAGTGTCATATCTTTGACTTGAGAAGCCTAGCAAAT GAAGTTCCAAACAGTGACTCCAAGGAGAAGGAAAAAGAAACCATGGATGACATTTCAGCCAGTTACCAGATGAAACCTACATTTACTCAGCAGTTGGAGGCAAACAGCAGGGTCATGCTTCTTGGCGATTTGA ATAGTGATGGAAAGATGGCATTGGTGATTGGCTACTCTGACCGTGCAGTTCGACAATTCCAATGGCAGGAGTCTGAGGATGAAGATGCGAGCAGTGTCCTGGGAGGGAAGATTGTGCAGATTGAGAGGTGGCAGTTGGCAGGGCAG ATTGGTTCCATAACCCTCAACGCGTCTCCAGATGGTATACAAGAATTGATGGTGGCGCAACCTGGTGGGACATTTGTTACCCTTATTAAAACTAACGACAAAAAGCCCAAAGAGTCGCCTCCAAGTCCTACAGGAACTACCAAACC TCCCTCACCTGGGAGTCCTACACATGTCTGTCCCTCCCTTGTCTACCACCCCCTGGGCTCCTCAATGGCGAGGAACAACTGTGTCTCCTCGGAAGTCGTCGGAGGAATCAGACGAGCAAAATCGGAAAGCACGCAAACTTTTTATGCTGTCGCAACTCTAGATG GAACTGTGATGATGATTGAGAATGACAAGATTCTCTGGTCATTACAAGTAGATCATCAATTGTTTGGTCTTTCCAAACTTGATATAACG GGTAATCAAAACGATGAAGTGATTGTATGCTCCTGGGACGGACAGACCTATATTGTGGATCATGGTCGAGAAGTGGTGCGATTCCATTTTGATGAAAACGTGGCAGCTTTTGCTGCAG GTCATTTTGCTCTCACTGACCAACAGAACATTCCATGTCTCATCTATGTGACTTTCAGTAATAAGATGTACATTTATTATGACATCACCATGCCACAGGTTCACACAACGAATCTGATCAAGACAATGGAAAAGGAAAAAGAGTTACCGGATattttggcatgtttgaatGTGGACGGCTCAAATCAAAGTGAAGTTCGGGAATTTTATCATTGGTGCTTGTATGGAAATATGCAGAGGATTCACGATACTTGA
- the LOC135492243 gene encoding glutamine amidotransferase-like class 1 domain-containing protein 1: MTQPKSNCLIVLSAAIEGVDCQSFIQAFTLTHSTFSVQLASPNGRLSEFINQDDSSRRWLNDFRAKSFSTPINLEMVDANRYSALLLPSMPGSVFDLAHNLELSQIIRHFVKEKKPICAVGMGVAALCCAQHDDSTWAFSSYSLTSTSVFELARQHDFSTIPIIPEDFIKDSGGKYSCSEPDAVHVVIDRHLITGQNEQSTLTAVQNLILLCNQRQGKGVK; this comes from the exons ATGACCCAGCCTAAGTCAAACTGTTTGATAGTACTTAGTGCTGCAATCGAAG GTGTTGATTGCCAGTCCTTTATTCAAGCCTTCACTCTAACCCACTCAACATTCTCAGTTCAACTAGCATCCCCAAAT GGTCGACTCTCTGAATTCATAAATCAGGATGACAGCAGTAGGCGTTGGCTGAATGACTTCAGGGCAAAATCATTCTCAACTCCAATAAATCTTGAAATGGTAGATG CCAACCGTTATTCCGCCCTATTACTACCCAGCATGCCGGGATCAGTATTTGATCTCGCTCACAACCTTGAACTCTCACAGATAATCAGACACTTTGTGAAGGAAAAAA AACCTATTTGTGCAGTTGGTATGGGAGTGGCTGCCCTGTGTTGTGCTCAGCATGATGACAGCACCTGGGCTTTCAGTAGCTACAGCTTGACCTCT acCTCAGTTTTTGAACTCGCTCGCCAGCATGACTTTTCAACTATACCAATTATTCCTGAAGATTTCATCAAGGACAGTGGAGGAAAATATAGTT GTAGTGAACCCGATGCAGTCCATGTGGTCATTGATCGGCATCTTATCACTGGTCAAAATGAACAATCAACACTCACAGCAGTTCAGAATCTTATACTTCTATGTAATCAAAG GCAAGGGAAAGGGGTGAAATGA
- the LOC135492873 gene encoding uncharacterized protein LOC135492873 isoform X1, translating into MDSESDWDSPTERVVSPKDGPPKIELTSGEETVSPRKPKPRQGLKPATNKDVKFSSDGFKKDKAIDKQGKKRNLQNDAGPPYDFRGEITDDKDNAVNASKTEAPPGLSRKGDLYEPGQQWRNVSHAKPADPWDDSDAEDNVLAELRETYEKNKPRLGYNKDKETPRNKVERSSSKKSDKLKRDAVVVKKDSPRSTTGVGENDNDVVLGVPMQKMPSNQTPGSRTTSPNHLNIQVLNTKAVYEPADNLVDSYGNKRVYIFDGPVTDYYRTNLKPEVPKAKMEEVADVVEKWIYRGWREFFGILRIILSFITISLLELYKFIIGQTLMPIVIKLSDMMGGYVIKPFLSTIFNNFFQPCFVFWHNIGAGFGLVLAPIIDIFKAAAGVVTKIIGAFRLVTVTIDKRHIDHVDRIENV; encoded by the exons GACAGTGAATCTGACTGGGACAGTCCAACAGAACGGGTCGTATCGCCCAAAGATGGCCCACCGAAGATAGAACTGACTTCGGGTGAAGAAACTGTGTCGCCAAGAAAGCCTAAGCCAAGACAAG GACTAAAGCCAGCAACTAACAAAGATGTCAAGTTCAGCAGTGACGGGTTCAAAAAAGACAAAGCAATAGACAAGCAGGGTAAAAAAAG AAATCTACAGAATGATGCTGGGCCGCCCTATGATTTCCGTGGTGAAATAACAG ATGACAAAGATAATGCAGTAAATGCGAGTAAAACAGAAGCACCACCAGGCTTGAGCCGGAAAGGTGACTTGTACGAGCCAGGCCAGCAGTGGCGTAATGTCAGTCATGCAA AACCAGCAGACCCCTGGGATGACTCAGACGCTGAAGATAATGTGCTCGCTGAATTAAGAGAAACGTATGAAAAGAATAAACCTCGTTTGGGTTATAACAAGGACAAAGAAACCCCTAGGAACAAGGTTGAGAGGTCATCGAGTAAGAAAAGTGACAAGTTAAAGAGAGATGCTGTCGTTGTTAAGAAGGATAGTCCGCGATCGACTACTGGAG TGggtgaaaatgataatgatgtcGTACTTGGAGTTCCTATGCAGAAAATGCCTTCCAATCAGACCCCG GGGTCGAGAACTACCAGTCCAAATCATTTGAACATCCAAGTCCTAAATACAAAAGCTGTATATGAACCTGCTGACAATTTGGTTGATTCTTATGGAAACAA gCGTGTGTATATATTTGACGGGCCTGTGACCGACTACTACCGTACTAACCTCAAGCCAGAAGTGCCAAAGGCCAAGATGGAGGAAGTTGCTGATGT ggTTGAGAAGTGGATCTATCGAGGATGGAGAGAATTCTTTGGCATCCTTCGTATCATCCTCAGCTTCATAACAATCTCCTTATTGGAGTTGTACAAATTCATAATTGGTCAAACGCTCATGCCGATTGTTATCAAACTTAGTGATATGATGGGTGGATACGTCATAAAGCCATTCTTGTCAACAATTTTCAACAACTTTTTTCAGCCGTGTTTTGTATTTTGGCACAATATTGGCGCTGGTTTTGGTTTGGTGTTGGCACCGATCATAGACATATTCAAAGCTGCTGCTGGTGTTGTTACGAAGATTATAGGTGCGTTTCGATTGGTCACTGTGACTATTGACAAACGTCACATCGATCATGTCGACCGCATCGAAAATGTATAG
- the LOC135492873 gene encoding uncharacterized protein LOC135492873 isoform X3 produces MDSESDWDSPTERVVSPKDGPPKIELTSGEETVSPRKPKPRQGLKPATNKDVKFSSDGFKKDKAIDKQGKKRNLQNDAGPPYDFRGEITDDKDNAVNASKTEAPPGLSRKGDLYEPGQQWRNVSHAMGENDNDVVLGVPMQKMPSNQTPGSRTTSPNHLNIQVLNTKAVYEPADNLVDSYGNKRVYIFDGPVTDYYRTNLKPEVPKAKMEEVADVVEKWIYRGWREFFGILRIILSFITISLLELYKFIIGQTLMPIVIKLSDMMGGYVIKPFLSTIFNNFFQPCFVFWHNIGAGFGLVLAPIIDIFKAAAGVVTKIIGAFRLVTVTIDKRHIDHVDRIENV; encoded by the exons GACAGTGAATCTGACTGGGACAGTCCAACAGAACGGGTCGTATCGCCCAAAGATGGCCCACCGAAGATAGAACTGACTTCGGGTGAAGAAACTGTGTCGCCAAGAAAGCCTAAGCCAAGACAAG GACTAAAGCCAGCAACTAACAAAGATGTCAAGTTCAGCAGTGACGGGTTCAAAAAAGACAAAGCAATAGACAAGCAGGGTAAAAAAAG AAATCTACAGAATGATGCTGGGCCGCCCTATGATTTCCGTGGTGAAATAACAG ATGACAAAGATAATGCAGTAAATGCGAGTAAAACAGAAGCACCACCAGGCTTGAGCCGGAAAGGTGACTTGTACGAGCCAGGCCAGCAGTGGCGTAATGTCAGTCATGCAA TGggtgaaaatgataatgatgtcGTACTTGGAGTTCCTATGCAGAAAATGCCTTCCAATCAGACCCCG GGGTCGAGAACTACCAGTCCAAATCATTTGAACATCCAAGTCCTAAATACAAAAGCTGTATATGAACCTGCTGACAATTTGGTTGATTCTTATGGAAACAA gCGTGTGTATATATTTGACGGGCCTGTGACCGACTACTACCGTACTAACCTCAAGCCAGAAGTGCCAAAGGCCAAGATGGAGGAAGTTGCTGATGT ggTTGAGAAGTGGATCTATCGAGGATGGAGAGAATTCTTTGGCATCCTTCGTATCATCCTCAGCTTCATAACAATCTCCTTATTGGAGTTGTACAAATTCATAATTGGTCAAACGCTCATGCCGATTGTTATCAAACTTAGTGATATGATGGGTGGATACGTCATAAAGCCATTCTTGTCAACAATTTTCAACAACTTTTTTCAGCCGTGTTTTGTATTTTGGCACAATATTGGCGCTGGTTTTGGTTTGGTGTTGGCACCGATCATAGACATATTCAAAGCTGCTGCTGGTGTTGTTACGAAGATTATAGGTGCGTTTCGATTGGTCACTGTGACTATTGACAAACGTCACATCGATCATGTCGACCGCATCGAAAATGTATAG
- the LOC135492873 gene encoding uncharacterized protein LOC135492873 isoform X2 codes for MEYRNLQNDAGPPYDFRGEITDDKDNAVNASKTEAPPGLSRKGDLYEPGQQWRNVSHAKPADPWDDSDAEDNVLAELRETYEKNKPRLGYNKDKETPRNKVERSSSKKSDKLKRDAVVVKKDSPRSTTGVGENDNDVVLGVPMQKMPSNQTPGSRTTSPNHLNIQVLNTKAVYEPADNLVDSYGNKRVYIFDGPVTDYYRTNLKPEVPKAKMEEVADVVEKWIYRGWREFFGILRIILSFITISLLELYKFIIGQTLMPIVIKLSDMMGGYVIKPFLSTIFNNFFQPCFVFWHNIGAGFGLVLAPIIDIFKAAAGVVTKIIGAFRLVTVTIDKRHIDHVDRIENV; via the exons ATGGAgtatag AAATCTACAGAATGATGCTGGGCCGCCCTATGATTTCCGTGGTGAAATAACAG ATGACAAAGATAATGCAGTAAATGCGAGTAAAACAGAAGCACCACCAGGCTTGAGCCGGAAAGGTGACTTGTACGAGCCAGGCCAGCAGTGGCGTAATGTCAGTCATGCAA AACCAGCAGACCCCTGGGATGACTCAGACGCTGAAGATAATGTGCTCGCTGAATTAAGAGAAACGTATGAAAAGAATAAACCTCGTTTGGGTTATAACAAGGACAAAGAAACCCCTAGGAACAAGGTTGAGAGGTCATCGAGTAAGAAAAGTGACAAGTTAAAGAGAGATGCTGTCGTTGTTAAGAAGGATAGTCCGCGATCGACTACTGGAG TGggtgaaaatgataatgatgtcGTACTTGGAGTTCCTATGCAGAAAATGCCTTCCAATCAGACCCCG GGGTCGAGAACTACCAGTCCAAATCATTTGAACATCCAAGTCCTAAATACAAAAGCTGTATATGAACCTGCTGACAATTTGGTTGATTCTTATGGAAACAA gCGTGTGTATATATTTGACGGGCCTGTGACCGACTACTACCGTACTAACCTCAAGCCAGAAGTGCCAAAGGCCAAGATGGAGGAAGTTGCTGATGT ggTTGAGAAGTGGATCTATCGAGGATGGAGAGAATTCTTTGGCATCCTTCGTATCATCCTCAGCTTCATAACAATCTCCTTATTGGAGTTGTACAAATTCATAATTGGTCAAACGCTCATGCCGATTGTTATCAAACTTAGTGATATGATGGGTGGATACGTCATAAAGCCATTCTTGTCAACAATTTTCAACAACTTTTTTCAGCCGTGTTTTGTATTTTGGCACAATATTGGCGCTGGTTTTGGTTTGGTGTTGGCACCGATCATAGACATATTCAAAGCTGCTGCTGGTGTTGTTACGAAGATTATAGGTGCGTTTCGATTGGTCACTGTGACTATTGACAAACGTCACATCGATCATGTCGACCGCATCGAAAATGTATAG